In one Aeromicrobium erythreum genomic region, the following are encoded:
- a CDS encoding class I adenylate-forming enzyme family protein, producing the protein MDARAGDGPQGLEVLTAGRSEQDQRRVAGALRARGLGTGDRLVLLCPGEPAYASVVLGAARSGVVPVPLDPRLTAWERERVLGDLDAALVVDDSAALRALLDGPAADLAPDPLCRPMHFTSGTTGRPKGVWSGLLEPDDARDLVVEERELWGFRADDVDLVVSPIYHSAPLRFATGTLLAGGSIAVLPHFDATAFVDAVAQVRPTTMFCVPAHLQRLQQHLDETGDEPDLSSFRLVAHAGAPCPEPVRRRAHAQFGERTVWEFYGSTEGQWTACRGDAWHERPGSVGRARPGRVVTVDDEDQLWCVVPRWGRFTYWRDEEKTAQAWRDTPDGPAFTVGDLGRVEDGWVYLDARRSDLVISGGVNVYPAEVEAALEDLPGVLEVAVFGRPDERWGQRVVAAYVGDADEETLRARALERLAPPKRPKEYLRLDALPRTATGKVRRTEL; encoded by the coding sequence GTGGATGCGCGCGCAGGGGACGGCCCGCAGGGGCTGGAGGTCCTGACGGCGGGACGCAGCGAGCAGGACCAGCGTCGCGTGGCCGGCGCGCTGCGGGCGCGGGGCCTCGGCACGGGCGACCGGCTCGTGCTGCTGTGCCCCGGGGAGCCGGCCTACGCGAGCGTCGTGCTCGGCGCGGCACGGTCGGGCGTCGTGCCGGTGCCGCTGGACCCGCGCCTGACCGCCTGGGAGCGCGAGCGGGTCCTCGGCGACCTCGACGCCGCCCTGGTCGTGGACGACTCGGCCGCCCTGCGGGCGCTGCTGGACGGACCCGCTGCCGACCTCGCGCCCGACCCTCTGTGCCGGCCGATGCACTTCACGTCGGGCACGACCGGTCGGCCGAAGGGTGTGTGGTCGGGCCTGCTCGAGCCGGACGACGCCCGCGACCTCGTGGTCGAGGAGCGCGAGCTCTGGGGCTTCCGGGCCGACGACGTCGACCTCGTCGTCTCGCCGATCTACCACTCCGCTCCCCTGCGCTTCGCCACGGGCACCCTGTTGGCCGGCGGGAGCATCGCGGTGCTGCCGCACTTCGACGCGACCGCCTTCGTCGACGCCGTCGCGCAGGTCCGTCCCACGACCATGTTCTGCGTGCCGGCGCACCTACAGCGCCTGCAGCAGCACCTCGACGAGACGGGCGACGAGCCCGACCTCTCGTCGTTCCGGCTCGTGGCGCACGCCGGCGCACCGTGCCCCGAGCCCGTCCGACGCCGCGCGCACGCGCAGTTCGGCGAGCGGACCGTGTGGGAGTTCTACGGGTCGACGGAGGGACAGTGGACGGCCTGTCGCGGTGACGCGTGGCACGAGCGTCCCGGCAGCGTCGGCCGAGCCCGGCCCGGCCGGGTGGTGACGGTCGACGACGAGGACCAGCTGTGGTGCGTCGTGCCGCGCTGGGGACGCTTCACCTACTGGCGCGACGAGGAGAAGACCGCGCAGGCCTGGCGCGACACCCCGGACGGCCCGGCGTTCACGGTCGGCGACCTGGGCCGCGTGGAGGACGGCTGGGTCTACCTCGACGCCCGTCGCAGCGACCTCGTCATCAGCGGTGGCGTCAACGTCTACCCCGCCGAGGTCGAGGCGGCGCTGGAGGACCTGCCCGGCGTGCTCGAGGTGGCCGTGTTCGGCCGGCCGGACGAGCGGTGGGGCCAGCGGGTGGTGGCGGCCTACGTCGGCGACGCGGACGAGGAGACCCTGCGGGCGCGCGCCCTCGAGCGCCTCGCGCCGCCGAAGCGGCCCAAGGAGTACCTGCGCCTCGACGCCCTCCCCCGCACCGCCACCGGCAAGGTGCGCCGGACCGAGCTCTGA
- a CDS encoding M18 family aminopeptidase: MGAADDLCRFVDASPSPFHAVATAAAALESAGWSRVDERAAWPGPGGRGYVVRGGSLVAWDDTASSAASDPFRIVGAHTDSPTLRLKQHHDRRFEGTDVLALEPYGGPLLTTWLDRDLGVAGRVVLRDGEERHVHVDEPVLRVPNLAIHLDRDAAGAPDRQRHLDAIWAQRGTPFLAWLGEREGFGADDVLGFELMTADVVPSARVGVDGWLVAAPRLDNQATCFAGLQALLDSAAGGRAPVDGQRSVLVLFDHEEVGSSSERGAASDLLLTVLERIVLAAGGDRDDLHRAVAGSVCASGDMAHATHPNHAERHEPLHHVRLGAGPVLKVNQNLRYATDAVGAAVFARACEHAGVPLQRYVHRADLPCGSTIGPISAARTGITTVDFGAPQLAMHSARETMAAADVEHYVRALTAFFALPA, translated from the coding sequence ATGGGTGCCGCCGACGACCTCTGCCGCTTCGTGGATGCCTCGCCGTCCCCGTTCCACGCCGTCGCCACCGCGGCCGCCGCGCTGGAGTCGGCGGGGTGGTCGAGGGTCGACGAGCGCGCCGCATGGCCCGGGCCGGGTGGTCGCGGCTACGTCGTGCGCGGCGGGTCGCTCGTGGCGTGGGACGACACCGCCTCGTCCGCCGCCTCCGACCCGTTCAGGATCGTCGGTGCGCACACCGACAGCCCGACGCTGCGCCTGAAGCAGCACCACGACCGACGCTTCGAGGGCACCGACGTGCTCGCGCTCGAGCCCTACGGCGGCCCCCTGCTCACGACCTGGCTCGACCGCGACCTCGGCGTCGCCGGCCGCGTGGTGCTGCGCGACGGCGAGGAGCGGCACGTGCACGTCGACGAGCCGGTGCTGCGGGTGCCGAACCTGGCGATCCACCTCGATCGCGACGCCGCCGGCGCGCCCGACCGTCAGCGTCACCTCGACGCCATCTGGGCGCAGCGCGGCACCCCGTTCCTCGCGTGGCTGGGGGAGCGGGAGGGCTTCGGCGCCGACGACGTGCTCGGCTTCGAGCTCATGACGGCCGACGTCGTGCCCAGCGCGCGCGTGGGCGTCGACGGCTGGCTGGTCGCGGCACCCCGCTTGGACAACCAGGCCACCTGCTTCGCCGGGCTGCAGGCGCTGCTCGACTCCGCGGCCGGCGGCAGGGCGCCGGTGGACGGCCAGCGGTCGGTGCTCGTGCTGTTCGACCACGAGGAGGTGGGCAGCTCCTCCGAGCGCGGCGCCGCCTCGGACCTGCTGCTCACGGTGCTCGAGCGCATCGTCCTGGCCGCCGGTGGCGACCGCGACGACCTGCACCGCGCGGTCGCGGGCTCGGTCTGCGCGTCCGGCGACATGGCGCACGCGACGCACCCCAACCACGCCGAGCGTCACGAGCCGCTGCACCACGTGCGCCTCGGCGCCGGACCGGTCCTCAAGGTCAACCAGAACCTGCGCTACGCCACCGACGCCGTCGGCGCCGCGGTGTTCGCACGGGCCTGCGAGCACGCCGGGGTGCCGCTGCAGCGCTACGTCCACCGGGCCGACCTGCCGTGCGGCTCGACGATCGGGCCGATCAGCGCCGCCCGCACCGGCATCACCACCGTCGACTTCGGTGCCCCGCAGCTGGCCATGCACTCCGCGCGGGAGACGATGGCGGCCGCCGACGTCGAGCACTACGTGCGTGCGCTGACCGCGTTCTTCGCCCTGCCCGCCTGA
- a CDS encoding acyltransferase family protein yields MTATVPGSPTSPAAPADRTSGGRAVAPVYPGLDTLRAVASLAVVLTHCAFWAGFYDEGLLGAAMQRLEVGVAVFFVLSGFLLAHPWLTAARTREQHDSVARYAWKRALRVLPVYWVTVVLALLIVRQNRELGLDRWVQNLALVDLYREPALPEGLSQMWSLATEVAFYAALPLILVVLLGRRTHGLRVRRVLTLLSVLAVLSLVWTSAASIGGPLVPLGPWTTQALPAFLGWFAVGIAFAVVDVDRRHPLPGRPSRVAHRLESVASAPGACWLLAGAVLVVASTPLGGAAGLFARTSSESLVRAVAYAVVAALVVLPSVFGDADSPYARWMAHPWLRHLGHVSYSLFCCHVIVLWVLFDRLDLTLFNASFPLVIVLVLAVSLPVSELLYRLVERPFLRLKNLGRRAPAATTTDTAASAAS; encoded by the coding sequence ATGACGGCGACGGTTCCCGGCTCCCCCACCTCCCCCGCGGCACCCGCCGACCGGACGTCGGGCGGACGCGCCGTCGCACCCGTGTACCCGGGCCTCGACACGCTGCGCGCGGTGGCCTCCCTCGCGGTCGTGCTCACCCACTGCGCGTTCTGGGCCGGGTTCTACGACGAGGGTCTGCTCGGAGCCGCGATGCAGCGCCTCGAGGTCGGTGTCGCCGTCTTCTTCGTGCTGTCCGGCTTCCTGCTCGCGCATCCCTGGCTCACCGCGGCGCGCACCCGCGAGCAGCACGACTCGGTGGCGCGGTACGCCTGGAAGCGCGCGCTGCGCGTCCTGCCCGTCTACTGGGTCACCGTCGTGCTGGCGCTGCTGATCGTGCGGCAGAACCGCGAGCTCGGCCTGGACCGCTGGGTGCAGAACCTCGCGCTCGTGGACCTCTACCGCGAGCCGGCGCTGCCCGAGGGCCTCTCGCAGATGTGGAGCCTCGCGACCGAGGTCGCGTTCTACGCCGCGCTGCCCCTGATCCTCGTCGTGCTGCTGGGTCGACGCACCCACGGTCTGCGCGTCAGGCGGGTGCTCACGCTGCTCTCCGTCCTCGCCGTGCTGTCGCTCGTCTGGACGTCGGCGGCCTCGATCGGCGGCCCGCTCGTGCCACTAGGTCCCTGGACGACGCAGGCGCTCCCGGCCTTCCTGGGCTGGTTCGCGGTCGGCATCGCGTTCGCCGTCGTCGACGTCGACCGCCGCCATCCGCTGCCCGGGCGCCCGTCGCGCGTCGCGCACCGCCTCGAGTCGGTGGCGTCCGCCCCGGGTGCCTGCTGGCTCCTGGCAGGGGCGGTGCTCGTCGTCGCGTCGACCCCGCTCGGCGGCGCGGCCGGACTCTTCGCGCGCACGTCGTCGGAGTCGCTCGTGCGCGCCGTGGCGTACGCGGTCGTCGCCGCGCTCGTGGTGCTCCCGAGCGTGTTCGGCGACGCCGACTCCCCTTACGCCCGCTGGATGGCGCACCCGTGGCTGCGGCACCTCGGCCACGTGTCCTACAGCCTCTTCTGCTGCCACGTGATCGTGCTGTGGGTGCTGTTCGACCGGCTCGACCTCACGCTCTTCAACGCGTCGTTCCCGCTCGTCATCGTGCTGGTCCTCGCCGTGTCGCTGCCCGTCTCGGAGCTGCTCTACCGACTGGTCGAGCGCCCGTTCCTCCGCCTCAAGAACCTCGGCCGGCGCGCGCCGGCGGCCACCACGACCGACACGGCGGCGAGCGCCGCCAGCTGA
- the rpsA gene encoding 30S ribosomal protein S1 has translation MSIAPSAAPQVAVNDIGTEEDFLAAIDSTIKYFNDGDIVDGTIVKVDRDEVLLDIGYKTEGVIPSRELSIKHDVDPHEVVAVGDSVEALVLQKEDKEGRLILSKKRAQYERAWGDIEKIKAEDGVVEGTVIEVVKGGLIMDIGLRGFLPASLVEMRRVRDLDPYIGQKLEAKIIELDKNRNNVVLSRRAWLEQTQSAVRQKFLDELKKGQVRKGVISSIVNFGAFVDLGGVDGLVHVSELSWKHIDHPNEVVQVGDEVTVEVLDVDLERERVSLSLKATQEDPWQHFARTHQIGQIVPGKATKLVPFGAFVRVEEGIEGLVHISELAERHVEIPEQVVQIGDSVMVKIIDIDLERRRISLSLKQANETQAAAADDFDPTLYGMTSSYDEQGNYIYPDGFDPETGEWQEGFEEARAAWEKQYAEAHERWEAHKKQIEEAEKANIEAGEVSNYSAGGDVETGEGSLASDEALQALREKLTGGE, from the coding sequence ATGAGCATCGCACCCTCTGCGGCACCGCAGGTTGCGGTCAACGACATCGGCACCGAGGAAGACTTCCTCGCGGCCATCGACTCGACCATCAAGTACTTCAACGACGGCGACATCGTCGACGGCACCATCGTCAAGGTGGACCGCGACGAGGTCCTCCTCGACATCGGCTACAAGACCGAGGGCGTCATCCCCTCGCGCGAGCTGAGCATCAAGCACGACGTCGACCCGCACGAGGTCGTCGCCGTCGGTGACAGCGTCGAGGCCCTCGTCCTCCAGAAGGAGGACAAGGAAGGCCGTCTGATCCTGTCCAAGAAGCGCGCCCAGTACGAGCGCGCCTGGGGCGACATCGAGAAGATCAAGGCCGAGGACGGCGTCGTCGAGGGCACCGTCATCGAGGTCGTCAAGGGCGGCCTCATCATGGACATCGGACTCCGTGGCTTCCTGCCCGCGTCGCTGGTCGAGATGCGCCGCGTGCGCGACCTCGACCCGTACATCGGCCAGAAGCTCGAGGCGAAGATCATCGAGCTCGACAAGAACCGCAACAACGTGGTCCTGTCGCGCCGTGCGTGGCTCGAGCAGACCCAGTCGGCCGTGCGCCAGAAGTTCCTCGACGAGCTCAAGAAGGGGCAGGTCCGCAAGGGCGTCATCTCCTCGATCGTCAACTTCGGTGCGTTCGTCGACCTCGGCGGCGTCGACGGTCTCGTCCACGTCTCCGAGCTGTCCTGGAAGCACATCGACCACCCGAACGAGGTCGTCCAGGTCGGCGACGAGGTCACGGTCGAGGTGCTCGACGTCGACCTCGAGCGCGAGCGCGTGTCGCTGTCGCTCAAGGCGACGCAGGAGGATCCGTGGCAGCACTTCGCCCGGACCCACCAGATCGGCCAGATCGTGCCCGGCAAGGCCACCAAGCTCGTCCCGTTCGGTGCGTTCGTGCGCGTCGAGGAGGGCATCGAGGGCCTCGTGCACATCTCCGAGCTGGCCGAGCGTCACGTCGAGATCCCCGAGCAGGTCGTCCAGATCGGCGACTCGGTCATGGTCAAGATCATCGACATCGACCTCGAGCGTCGTCGCATCTCGCTGTCGCTCAAGCAGGCCAACGAGACGCAGGCCGCTGCGGCCGACGACTTCGACCCGACGCTCTACGGCATGACGTCCTCCTACGACGAGCAGGGCAACTACATCTACCCCGACGGCTTCGACCCGGAGACCGGCGAGTGGCAGGAGGGCTTCGAGGAGGCCCGCGCTGCCTGGGAGAAGCAGTACGCCGAGGCTCACGAGCGCTGGGAGGCGCACAAGAAGCAGATCGAGGAGGCCGAGAAGGCCAACATCGAGGCCGGCGAGGTCAGCAACTACTCCGCCGGTGGCGACGTCGAGACGGGCGAGGGTTCGCTCGCGTCCGACGAGGCCCTGCAGGCCCTGCGCGAGAAGCTGACGGGCGGCGAGTGA
- a CDS encoding GlxA family transcriptional regulator, with protein sequence MKKVAVVVQDGVEAFGLGAICEVWNEPYHPEDDNPVFDFTICTPEPGRVRGSSVDLHVEASLDATADADLVCVAPKRGYRHHHPAAVEAVRAAGERGAYVSAHCTGAWLLGEAGLLDGRECTTHWRYGTELQEAFPTAVVRPEVLYVLDGNVLTGAGSAAGIDASLHLVRRVFGARTAATTARRIVMPPHRTGGQAQFVRTPVGQVEAETLSPVLEWALEHVDEPLPVDRLAAVAHMSPRTFARRFRDETGTTPLQWLTSQRIALAEQLLEGSTLSVEQVASRVGFGNAATLRHHFTQALGTTPQEFRRTFACADAG encoded by the coding sequence ATGAAGAAGGTCGCGGTCGTCGTGCAGGACGGGGTCGAGGCGTTCGGCCTCGGAGCCATCTGCGAGGTCTGGAACGAGCCCTACCACCCCGAGGACGACAACCCGGTCTTCGACTTCACGATCTGCACGCCCGAGCCGGGGCGGGTCCGTGGCTCGAGCGTCGACCTGCACGTGGAGGCTTCGCTCGACGCGACCGCTGACGCCGACCTCGTGTGCGTCGCGCCGAAGCGCGGCTACCGCCACCACCACCCGGCCGCCGTCGAGGCCGTCCGCGCGGCGGGGGAGCGCGGTGCCTACGTCTCGGCGCACTGCACCGGCGCGTGGCTGCTGGGCGAGGCGGGCCTGCTCGACGGGCGGGAGTGCACGACGCACTGGCGCTACGGCACCGAGCTGCAGGAGGCCTTCCCGACGGCGGTCGTGCGCCCGGAGGTGCTGTACGTCCTCGACGGCAACGTGCTGACCGGGGCCGGCTCTGCCGCCGGCATCGACGCCTCGCTGCACCTCGTGCGGCGGGTGTTCGGGGCGCGCACGGCCGCGACCACCGCACGGCGCATCGTCATGCCGCCGCACCGCACGGGCGGGCAGGCGCAGTTCGTGCGCACCCCGGTCGGCCAGGTCGAGGCCGAGACGTTGTCGCCGGTGCTCGAGTGGGCGCTCGAGCACGTCGACGAGCCGCTGCCCGTCGACCGGCTCGCCGCGGTCGCGCACATGTCGCCACGCACCTTCGCCCGGCGCTTCCGCGACGAGACCGGCACCACCCCGCTGCAGTGGCTCACCAGCCAGCGCATCGCGCTGGCCGAGCAGCTGCTCGAGGGCTCGACGCTCTCGGTGGAGCAGGTGGCGTCCCGTGTCGGCTTCGGCAACGCCGCCACGCTGCGCCACCACTTCACCCAGGCGCTCGGCACCACGCCCCAGGAGTTCCGCCGCACCTTCGCCTGCGCCGACGCGGGCTGA
- a CDS encoding DUF3068 domain-containing protein, whose amino-acid sequence MGKKLGLVALVLGAFLVLLAGLSKFYMYDRLAVVPDNNETTSISQTAPGEDAEYLNVGAEGGPAVETGPLKSTRIVQGKVDLSEKASDELGRDVAVWDTYTCTDTPDFDCASGQTPLSSTKDRVAFDAHTGETVSWSGSTTETGGEESEGAFKGLYFKFPFGTEKKTYDFWDGTLKKATPAVYKGETTIKGLDVYEFEQVIEPTKTGTIDVPGSLVGEDASQVTADRIYANTRSFLVEPVTGVIIKGGEAQDSYLEVDGERKLTTTKATLGYTDAYIQDTVDEYKGKATLLKAVDTTFPIVGGIVGLVLLVLGVAGLARGRKAAGRQDGGTHTA is encoded by the coding sequence GTGGGTAAGAAGCTGGGACTGGTGGCGCTCGTGCTGGGCGCCTTCCTGGTTCTTCTGGCAGGACTGAGCAAGTTCTACATGTACGACCGTCTGGCCGTGGTGCCCGACAACAACGAGACCACGAGCATCTCGCAGACGGCGCCGGGAGAGGACGCTGAGTACCTCAACGTCGGCGCCGAGGGCGGACCCGCGGTCGAGACCGGACCCCTGAAGTCCACGCGCATCGTGCAGGGCAAGGTCGACCTGAGCGAGAAGGCCTCCGACGAGCTCGGCCGCGACGTGGCCGTGTGGGACACCTACACGTGCACCGACACGCCCGACTTCGACTGCGCCAGCGGGCAGACGCCGCTCAGCAGCACGAAGGACCGCGTCGCGTTCGACGCCCACACCGGCGAGACCGTCTCGTGGAGCGGCTCGACCACGGAGACCGGTGGCGAGGAGTCCGAGGGCGCCTTCAAGGGCCTGTACTTCAAGTTCCCGTTCGGGACCGAGAAGAAGACGTACGACTTCTGGGACGGCACCCTGAAGAAGGCCACCCCGGCCGTCTACAAGGGCGAGACCACGATCAAGGGTCTCGACGTCTACGAGTTCGAGCAGGTCATCGAGCCGACGAAGACCGGCACGATCGACGTGCCCGGCTCGCTCGTCGGCGAGGACGCCTCGCAGGTCACGGCCGACCGGATCTACGCGAACACGCGCAGCTTCCTGGTCGAGCCCGTCACCGGCGTCATCATCAAGGGCGGGGAGGCACAGGACTCCTACCTGGAGGTCGACGGCGAGCGCAAGCTCACCACCACGAAGGCGACGCTCGGCTACACCGACGCCTACATCCAGGACACCGTCGATGAGTACAAGGGCAAGGCGACGCTGCTGAAGGCCGTGGACACCACGTTCCCGATCGTCGGCGGCATCGTCGGACTCGTCCTGCTGGTCCTCGGCGTCGCGGGCCTGGCCCGTGGTCGCAAGGCCGCAGGTCGCCAGGACGGCGGCACGCACACCGCCTGA
- the coaE gene encoding dephospho-CoA kinase — MTLHVGLTGGIGSGKSTVSARLAELGAVVVDYDLLAREAVEPGTPGLAAIRERFGDTVVAADGSLDRPALGAVVFADEAARRDLEAITHPAIRDLAAARVAAAPDDAVVVHDHPLLVEMGMAAACDVVVVVDLPPELQVRRLVEQRGMAEDDARARLAAQTSRERRLEAADEVLDNQGSREDLLAAVDALWARLTSDR; from the coding sequence ATGACCCTGCACGTCGGCCTCACGGGCGGCATCGGCTCCGGCAAAAGCACCGTCAGCGCACGGCTCGCCGAGCTCGGCGCGGTCGTCGTCGACTACGACCTCCTCGCGCGCGAGGCCGTCGAGCCCGGCACCCCCGGGCTCGCAGCGATCCGCGAACGGTTCGGCGACACCGTGGTCGCCGCCGACGGGTCGCTCGACCGCCCGGCCCTCGGTGCCGTCGTCTTCGCCGACGAGGCCGCCCGACGCGACCTCGAGGCCATCACCCACCCCGCGATCCGCGACCTCGCCGCCGCCCGGGTCGCCGCGGCGCCCGATGACGCCGTCGTCGTGCACGACCACCCGCTGCTCGTGGAGATGGGCATGGCCGCCGCGTGCGACGTCGTCGTGGTGGTCGACCTGCCCCCCGAGCTGCAGGTGCGGCGGCTCGTCGAGCAGCGCGGCATGGCCGAGGACGACGCCCGCGCCCGCCTGGCCGCCCAGACGAGCCGTGAGCGGCGGCTCGAGGCGGCCGACGAGGTGCTCGACAACCAGGGCAGCCGCGAGGACCTCCTCGCGGCGGTCGACGCCCTCTGGGCGCGCCTCACGTCCGACCGCTGA
- a CDS encoding SH3 domain-containing protein: MASSRHKHAVPRRAGRGSSGPRTPGGARRSSRHAAPSWQRRAVTVVLPAVSVVAVLGAAVAVVQAQGPDAPTTVPRAAAAPVQDDVIAEAFEEAPEVNRSAERPELPVEGTVQVVVKGQQVALDDGVAVHADADSASPVLKRLERGQKIDVTGRTRDGWTEVVLADLPRWVPSRQVADDLPLGTQPCNKMSEAGLQPDTVKVFRAVCERFPQVGEYGGIAGRGEHATGQALDIMVRGPLGDEIAAFLQEHRSELGIEYLIWEQRIWRPATSASWRPMSDRGGDTANHVDHVHVTTYGSAATG, encoded by the coding sequence GTGGCATCCTCGCGCCACAAGCACGCCGTGCCGCGGCGTGCCGGACGCGGGTCGAGCGGACCGCGGACGCCGGGCGGGGCCCGACGCAGCAGCCGTCACGCGGCGCCGTCCTGGCAGCGTCGCGCCGTCACCGTCGTCCTCCCTGCCGTGAGCGTGGTGGCCGTGCTCGGCGCCGCTGTCGCCGTGGTGCAGGCCCAGGGCCCCGACGCTCCGACGACGGTGCCTCGCGCAGCCGCCGCACCTGTGCAGGACGACGTCATCGCCGAGGCCTTCGAGGAGGCGCCGGAGGTGAACCGCAGCGCCGAGCGTCCCGAGCTGCCCGTCGAGGGCACCGTGCAGGTGGTCGTCAAGGGCCAGCAGGTCGCGCTCGACGACGGCGTCGCCGTGCACGCCGACGCCGACTCCGCGTCGCCGGTGCTCAAGCGGCTCGAGCGCGGGCAGAAGATCGACGTCACGGGCCGGACCCGCGACGGCTGGACCGAGGTGGTCCTCGCCGACCTGCCCCGCTGGGTGCCGTCGCGGCAGGTCGCCGACGACCTCCCGCTCGGGACGCAACCCTGCAACAAGATGTCGGAGGCCGGTCTGCAGCCCGACACCGTCAAGGTGTTCCGCGCCGTGTGCGAACGCTTCCCCCAGGTCGGCGAGTACGGCGGCATCGCCGGACGTGGCGAGCACGCGACCGGGCAGGCGCTCGACATCATGGTGCGCGGCCCGCTCGGCGACGAGATCGCCGCCTTCCTGCAGGAGCACCGCAGCGAGCTCGGCATCGAGTACCTGATCTGGGAGCAGCGCATCTGGCGGCCCGCCACCTCCGCGAGCTGGCGGCCCATGAGCGACCGCGGTGGCGACACCGCCAACCACGTCGACCACGTGCACGTGACCACCTACGGCAGCGCGGCGACGGGCTGA
- a CDS encoding sigma-70 family RNA polymerase sigma factor yields MTSTRHESAEGKDSVGMYLAEIARTPLLDAAREVELSRSIEAGLYAQHLLDEGRIGRAKGGAPKRATREELEFIAAEGERAQQEFINANLRLVVSIARKYGRSAMPMLDLVQEGNTGLIRAVEKFDYAKGFKFSTYATWWVRQAITRGIAQQARVVRLPVHVVEELNQVTAARRTLERTLGYDPEPQEIADELGMDVDRVIDLLSWGRDHVSLDTPVDEDGDTSLGDLIARETQPGPDLAVLDDETKHLISSLIDHLGAREADIVRARYGLLDGRQQKLADIGKRHGISAERVRQLERQALVTLRKIADPDLAA; encoded by the coding sequence ATGACGTCAACGAGGCACGAGAGCGCCGAGGGCAAGGACAGCGTCGGCATGTACCTGGCCGAGATCGCCCGGACGCCGCTGCTGGACGCCGCCCGCGAGGTCGAGCTCAGCCGCAGCATCGAGGCGGGCCTCTACGCCCAGCACCTGCTCGACGAAGGACGCATCGGCCGCGCGAAGGGCGGCGCACCCAAGCGGGCCACCCGCGAGGAGCTCGAGTTCATCGCGGCCGAGGGCGAGCGCGCCCAGCAGGAGTTCATCAACGCCAACCTGCGCCTGGTCGTCTCGATCGCGCGCAAGTACGGCCGCTCCGCGATGCCGATGCTCGACCTGGTGCAGGAGGGCAACACCGGCCTGATCCGCGCCGTCGAGAAGTTCGACTACGCGAAGGGCTTCAAGTTCTCCACCTACGCCACCTGGTGGGTGCGTCAGGCGATCACCCGCGGCATCGCGCAGCAGGCGCGCGTCGTGCGGCTGCCCGTGCACGTGGTGGAGGAGCTGAACCAGGTCACGGCGGCACGCCGGACGCTCGAGCGCACGCTCGGCTACGACCCCGAGCCGCAGGAGATCGCCGACGAGCTCGGCATGGACGTCGACCGCGTCATCGACCTGCTGTCCTGGGGTCGCGACCACGTCAGCCTGGACACCCCGGTCGACGAGGACGGCGACACCTCGCTCGGTGACCTCATCGCCCGCGAGACCCAGCCTGGCCCCGACCTGGCGGTCCTGGACGACGAGACCAAGCACCTGATCAGCTCGCTGATCGACCACCTGGGAGCCCGCGAGGCCGACATCGTGCGGGCCCGCTACGGCCTGCTCGACGGTCGTCAGCAGAAGCTCGCCGACATCGGCAAGCGCCACGGCATCTCCGCCGAGCGCGTGCGCCAGCTCGAGCGCCAGGCGCTCGTCACGCTGCGCAAGATCGCCGACCCCGACCTGGCGGCCTGA